Proteins encoded by one window of Companilactobacillus ginsenosidimutans:
- the hisD gene encoding histidinol dehydrogenase → MKIVQENLAELEKMVQMKTRQLNDPKVVATVSEIINNVVENGDSALKDYEKKFDNVDIDNFKLDQSVIDDAYDNLDKDVKDALFLAKKNITSFHKKELEDGFMDSEQKGVLRGQKLVPLQRVGLYVPGGTAAYPSTIMMSAMPAKIAGVDEVVIVTPPQKDGINPAVLAAAKIAGVDAIYQVGGAQAIAALAYGTESIPRVDKIVGPGNIFVATAKKQVFGQVAIDMVAGPSEIGIIADDSANPRQVAADLLSQAEHDKLARPILVTDSLKLAKAVSENVDSQLKVLPREEIASASVNNKGFIAVVEKIDDMFTLMNTVAPEHLEIQLEDPTQYLNQIRNAGSVFLGKYASEPLGDYVAGPNHILPTGGTARFSSPLGVYDFVKRTSFIQYTKPALEREAKQITTLARVEGLEGHARAIESRFDTYYD, encoded by the coding sequence ATGAAAATTGTTCAGGAGAATTTAGCAGAATTAGAGAAAATGGTACAGATGAAGACACGTCAGTTGAATGACCCTAAGGTTGTCGCAACTGTTAGTGAAATTATTAATAACGTCGTTGAAAATGGTGACTCAGCTTTAAAAGATTACGAGAAGAAATTTGATAATGTTGATATCGATAATTTCAAATTAGATCAATCGGTCATTGACGATGCTTATGATAATTTGGATAAAGATGTTAAGGACGCATTGTTCCTAGCCAAGAAGAACATCACTAGTTTCCACAAAAAGGAACTTGAAGATGGATTCATGGATAGTGAACAGAAAGGTGTCTTGAGAGGTCAAAAGTTAGTTCCACTTCAAAGAGTTGGACTATATGTACCGGGTGGTACAGCTGCTTATCCTTCAACAATTATGATGAGTGCAATGCCTGCTAAGATTGCCGGTGTTGATGAAGTCGTCATCGTAACTCCTCCACAAAAAGATGGAATCAATCCTGCTGTTCTTGCCGCCGCTAAAATTGCTGGCGTTGACGCAATTTATCAAGTTGGTGGTGCCCAAGCTATAGCCGCATTGGCATATGGAACAGAATCAATTCCTCGTGTTGATAAAATTGTTGGACCTGGAAATATTTTCGTTGCTACTGCTAAGAAACAAGTTTTCGGACAAGTTGCGATTGATATGGTTGCTGGACCTTCAGAAATTGGTATTATCGCTGATGATTCAGCTAATCCCAGACAAGTTGCTGCAGATTTGTTGTCACAAGCTGAGCACGACAAGTTGGCACGTCCTATACTAGTTACCGATAGTTTGAAACTCGCAAAGGCTGTGAGTGAAAACGTTGATTCACAATTAAAAGTTCTGCCACGTGAAGAAATTGCCTCTGCATCAGTTAACAACAAAGGATTTATTGCGGTTGTTGAAAAAATTGATGATATGTTTACTTTGATGAACACCGTTGCCCCAGAGCACTTGGAAATCCAACTTGAAGATCCAACACAATACTTAAATCAAATTAGAAATGCTGGATCAGTGTTCTTGGGTAAGTATGCCTCAGAACCACTTGGTGATTACGTTGCTGGACCAAATCACATTTTGCCAACTGGCGGAACTGCAAGATTTTCATCACCACTTGGTGTATATGACTTCGTGAAGAGAACTTCATTCATTCAATACACGAAACCAGCATTAGAAAGAGAAGCTAAGCAGATCACAACTTTGGCACGTGTTGAAGGTTTGGAAGGCCACGCCAGAGCAATTGAATCACGCTTTGACACATACTACGACTAG
- the hisB gene encoding imidazoleglycerol-phosphate dehydratase HisB yields MRQATIERNTKETQIKISLNLDEQSGIKIDTGIGFLNHMLNLFAKHGRFGLIVEAHGDLDVDPHHTTEDTGIVLGECFKKALGDKSGIERYGTEFVPMDETLGQVSVDLSGRSYLVFDADLVNPRLGGLDTETVEDFFQAVAFAAEMNLHARILYGRNTHHKVESLFKAFGRAMRDAVTINPDIIGVNSTKGVI; encoded by the coding sequence ATGAGACAAGCTACTATTGAGAGAAATACTAAGGAAACACAAATTAAAATTAGTTTGAATTTGGATGAGCAATCTGGGATTAAAATTGATACTGGAATCGGTTTTTTGAATCACATGTTGAACTTATTTGCTAAACACGGACGGTTCGGTCTAATTGTTGAAGCTCACGGTGATTTGGATGTTGATCCGCACCACACAACTGAAGATACTGGAATTGTCTTAGGTGAATGCTTCAAAAAGGCTCTTGGTGACAAATCTGGAATCGAACGTTATGGCACCGAATTTGTTCCAATGGATGAAACTTTAGGTCAAGTAAGTGTCGACTTGAGTGGTCGTTCATATTTAGTATTTGATGCTGACTTGGTAAACCCAAGGCTTGGTGGTCTTGATACTGAAACGGTTGAGGATTTCTTCCAGGCTGTAGCATTTGCTGCTGAAATGAATCTCCACGCTCGCATTCTTTATGGAAGAAATACTCACCACAAAGTAGAAAGTTTATTCAAAGCATTTGGCCGTGCGATGCGCGATGCTGTAACAATTAATCCTGATATTATAGGAGTTAACTCGACGAAAGGTGTGATCTAA
- the hisH gene encoding imidazole glycerol phosphate synthase subunit HisH, translating into MFAIVDYDTGNTLNLKKALNYLNIENKLTSNSAEILAADAVILPGVGAFKAAMNELDKRGLVQVVKEVADKGTPMLGICLGMQLLFETSSEYGLNPGLGLIPGKVEQIPENGDLKVPQMGWNENEVQQKDSPFALAEGNYTYFVHSYYANCDPHYIVASVDYGVQIPSIVQNENVVGMQFHPEKSGEVGLQLLQKFQEMVKTNDFSRN; encoded by the coding sequence ATGTTTGCAATCGTTGATTACGATACTGGTAACACACTTAATTTGAAAAAAGCTTTAAACTATTTGAATATTGAAAATAAACTTACATCAAATTCTGCCGAAATATTGGCTGCAGATGCAGTGATTTTACCCGGAGTCGGTGCCTTTAAGGCAGCTATGAACGAACTGGATAAACGTGGTTTGGTTCAGGTTGTCAAAGAAGTTGCCGACAAAGGTACGCCGATGTTAGGAATTTGTTTGGGGATGCAATTACTCTTTGAAACAAGTTCTGAATATGGTTTGAATCCTGGTCTTGGACTAATTCCTGGCAAAGTTGAACAGATTCCTGAGAATGGCGATTTGAAAGTTCCTCAAATGGGCTGGAACGAAAATGAAGTTCAACAAAAAGATAGTCCATTTGCACTCGCAGAAGGTAACTATACTTATTTTGTTCATTCATATTATGCAAATTGCGATCCCCATTATATTGTCGCAAGCGTTGATTATGGGGTTCAAATTCCAAGTATCGTTCAAAATGAAAATGTCGTCGGAATGCAATTTCACCCTGAAAAGAGTGGAGAAGTAGGCTTACAATTATTACAAAAATTTCAAGAGATGGTGAAGACAAATGATTTTTCCCGCAATTGA
- the hisA gene encoding 1-(5-phosphoribosyl)-5-[(5-phosphoribosylamino)methylideneamino]imidazole-4-carboxamide isomerase codes for MIFPAIDLHNGQSVRLYQGDYNKVTLINNDPVAQAKDIYAKGVKQLHLVDLDGAKTGRPENYTIISDIRKNFSGFLELGGGIRDDKIARMYLDLGVDRIIIGSAALENPDFVKDLLKKYGGDRIVIGVDGSNGKVAVNGWLEQSDVLMEDLIQTMMDFGGKSFIVTDVARDGTMEGPNLDLLMHLSQKLPEANLVASGGIRNLKDLHNLKALSITDVIIGKALYEKTITLEDIAEVENNAS; via the coding sequence ATGATTTTTCCCGCAATTGATTTGCACAATGGACAAAGCGTTAGATTGTATCAAGGCGACTATAACAAGGTCACTTTGATTAATAATGATCCCGTCGCACAGGCAAAAGATATCTATGCCAAGGGTGTTAAACAATTACATTTGGTAGATTTAGATGGCGCAAAAACTGGTCGTCCTGAAAACTACACCATTATTTCTGACATTCGCAAAAACTTTTCTGGTTTTCTCGAATTAGGCGGTGGAATTCGTGATGACAAAATTGCCAGAATGTATTTAGACCTGGGTGTTGACCGAATTATTATCGGATCAGCAGCGTTGGAAAATCCAGATTTTGTAAAAGACCTCTTGAAAAAGTATGGTGGTGACCGCATTGTCATTGGAGTTGACGGCTCTAATGGAAAGGTTGCTGTTAATGGTTGGCTAGAACAATCTGATGTATTAATGGAAGATTTAATTCAAACCATGATGGATTTCGGTGGAAAATCATTTATCGTGACTGATGTTGCACGTGACGGTACTATGGAAGGTCCTAATTTGGACTTATTGATGCACCTTAGTCAAAAATTACCTGAAGCAAATTTAGTAGCCAGTGGTGGAATTAGAAATTTGAAAGATCTCCACAATTTGAAAGCATTAAGCATTACGGATGTGATTATTGGTAAGGCTTTATATGAAAAAACTATTACCTTAGAAGATATTGCGGAGGTGGAGAACAATGCTAGCTAA
- the hisF gene encoding imidazole glycerol phosphate synthase subunit HisF, with protein MLAKRIIPCLDVDDGRVKKGVNFVNLTDVGDPVQIAAEYQKQGADELVFLDITATNEKRKTMIDVVEEVSKQIFMPLTIGGGVSSVEDIQNLLRAGADKVAINSAAVVNPDLITEGAQKFGNQCIVVAIDVKFDPESNQYFVYTHGGKQKTELEAISWAKEVVAKGAGELLVTSMDKDGTKDGFNIDLYQKLDAAVNVPIIASGGAGDLADFNEVFQKANVDGALAASVFHFGELTISDVKKYLKQEGVVVR; from the coding sequence ATGCTAGCTAAAAGAATTATTCCCTGTCTCGATGTTGATGATGGACGAGTAAAAAAAGGTGTCAATTTTGTCAATTTAACTGACGTAGGTGACCCGGTACAAATAGCTGCCGAATACCAAAAACAAGGTGCCGACGAATTAGTTTTTCTCGACATCACTGCAACAAATGAAAAACGCAAAACAATGATTGACGTGGTAGAAGAAGTTTCTAAACAAATATTCATGCCTTTGACTATTGGCGGTGGAGTGTCATCTGTTGAAGATATTCAAAACTTGCTACGAGCTGGCGCTGACAAAGTTGCCATTAACTCGGCGGCTGTTGTAAATCCTGATTTGATTACTGAGGGAGCACAAAAATTTGGTAACCAATGTATCGTCGTTGCAATTGATGTGAAGTTTGATCCAGAATCTAATCAATATTTTGTTTATACACATGGTGGCAAACAAAAGACCGAGCTTGAGGCAATCTCTTGGGCAAAAGAAGTCGTCGCTAAAGGAGCTGGCGAGTTGTTGGTCACAAGTATGGATAAAGATGGAACTAAAGATGGATTCAATATCGATTTATATCAAAAATTGGATGCAGCAGTTAACGTCCCAATAATTGCTTCTGGTGGTGCTGGTGACTTGGCTGATTTTAACGAGGTTTTCCAAAAAGCTAACGTTGATGGAGCTCTTGCCGCATCAGTCTTTCACTTCGGCGAATTAACTATTAGTGATGTGAAAAAATATTTGAAACAAGAAGGAGTGGTTGTTAGATGA
- the hisI gene encoding phosphoribosyl-AMP cyclohydrolase, giving the protein MEPDFSKGLLTTVIQDAASKDILMVAWMNQESYQKTLDSGQTWFWSRSRKELWHKGETSGNFQDVVSMTLDCDEDTLLITVNPHGPACHTGHRSCFFQPVEVETNKE; this is encoded by the coding sequence ATCGAACCTGATTTTTCAAAAGGCCTTTTAACGACCGTCATCCAAGATGCAGCATCGAAGGATATTTTGATGGTTGCCTGGATGAATCAAGAAAGTTATCAAAAAACATTAGATAGTGGACAGACATGGTTCTGGTCACGTTCACGAAAAGAACTTTGGCATAAAGGTGAAACAAGCGGCAATTTCCAAGACGTCGTCAGCATGACTTTAGACTGTGATGAAGATACCTTGCTCATTACCGTGAATCCACATGGCCCAGCCTGCCACACTGGGCACAGAAGTTGTTTCTTTCAACCAGTTGAAGTAGAAACGAATAAGGAGTAA
- the hisE gene encoding phosphoribosyl-ATP diphosphatase: MQNLDELYAMILDRKNNPKKGSYTDYLFTKGLDKILKKVGEESTEVVVAAKNPDKPRGDGELVYESADLLYHLCVLWANQGVTFDQIKEELAKREGLMSEYKDRPEIKDL, encoded by the coding sequence ATGCAAAATTTAGATGAATTATACGCAATGATTTTGGATCGTAAAAATAATCCCAAAAAGGGTTCGTATACAGACTACTTATTCACTAAAGGTCTGGATAAAATTTTGAAAAAGGTCGGTGAGGAATCGACTGAGGTCGTTGTCGCTGCCAAGAATCCCGACAAGCCTCGTGGTGATGGTGAATTAGTTTATGAATCAGCTGATTTGTTATACCACCTATGTGTTTTGTGGGCTAATCAAGGTGTTACATTTGACCAAATTAAAGAAGAATTGGCAAAACGTGAAGGCTTGATGAGTGAATACAAGGATCGTCCTGAAATAAAGGATTTGTAG
- the hisC gene encoding histidinol-phosphate transaminase, with amino-acid sequence MKKVIEELQPYIPEKPLEELKSELGLKKLVRLSANENAYGTSPDVKKAVVNWAYTQSNLYPDGDATELRQLISAKFKLDPKQIVFGVGLDEVIVMLSRVFLEPGDEELVSTPTFSEYALHAEIEEAKINKVPVLENGGIDFDGMLKAITQKTKLVWICNPNNPTGTFETVADIEKFVSQVPKDTLVLVDEAYIDFVTEPNATAMDLTKKYSNIVVMRTFSKAYGLANFRVGYAVFSKEIAEQVQKVRLPYNVNSVAQEAATAAFKDTDFVNEVVNKNAKERSKFEAYFDEKNIKHYQSQANFIFFEYPNSDKLADYLLHNGYLIRTGLRPGWLRISVGKAEDNESIQKLIDEYEKK; translated from the coding sequence ATGAAAAAAGTAATCGAAGAACTCCAACCCTATATTCCTGAGAAACCGCTTGAAGAATTGAAAAGCGAACTTGGTTTGAAAAAATTAGTCCGCCTATCAGCCAATGAAAATGCCTACGGAACTTCGCCTGATGTTAAAAAGGCCGTCGTAAATTGGGCATATACACAGAGCAATTTGTATCCAGATGGGGATGCAACTGAACTAAGACAACTCATTTCAGCGAAGTTTAAACTCGATCCCAAACAAATCGTTTTTGGAGTTGGTCTGGATGAAGTTATCGTAATGTTATCGCGAGTATTCCTTGAACCGGGTGATGAAGAGTTAGTTTCAACACCAACTTTTTCTGAATACGCCTTACACGCTGAAATTGAGGAAGCTAAAATTAACAAAGTTCCAGTCTTAGAAAATGGCGGAATCGATTTCGACGGTATGTTAAAAGCAATTACTCAGAAAACAAAGTTAGTTTGGATCTGCAATCCCAACAACCCAACCGGAACTTTTGAAACAGTAGCTGACATCGAAAAATTCGTTTCTCAAGTGCCAAAGGACACGTTGGTATTAGTAGACGAGGCTTACATTGACTTTGTAACAGAGCCAAACGCAACGGCTATGGATTTGACGAAGAAATACTCAAACATAGTAGTCATGCGAACATTCTCGAAAGCATACGGACTAGCCAATTTCCGAGTAGGCTACGCGGTGTTCTCTAAAGAAATTGCAGAACAAGTCCAAAAAGTACGCCTACCATACAACGTTAATTCAGTAGCCCAAGAAGCTGCAACAGCAGCCTTCAAGGATACAGACTTCGTAAATGAAGTAGTAAATAAGAATGCCAAAGAACGCTCGAAGTTTGAAGCATACTTTGACGAAAAAAACATAAAACACTATCAAAGCCAAGCAAACTTCATCTTCTTCGAATATCCAAATTCAGATAAACTAGCAGATTACTTACTACACAACGGCTACTTAATCAGAACCGGATTAAGACCAGGCTGGCTAAGAATCTCAGTCGGAAAAGCTGAAGACAATGAATCAATACAGAAATTAATAGATGAATATGAAAAAAAATAA
- a CDS encoding MucBP domain-containing protein, with the protein MENNLLKDNVKKISRDDIEIEVHYIDSNGNKLADSTTLTGHYLDSLKMPWKTIPGYVLSSIQNFQQTFIPNSDGIYLIYFTQMAAPVIVYHRNTKGELISDPQYLTGDLNKSYQAEPLPEARNFLVDYPNDVTGRFSDKVQEYEFIYDTMQMDDFEIEKNLFIQTKNNVPVYEQPAGKQPLSQPLPYDTTWRVFKAVKENYNETVWYNLGGDIWVSANEDIKSFTIKQFSEEKKLLDNPLGAAVTNISFTYSVINSMDINRQVRILFYDYQDITTWETPYGTIINTRYQGGKSVYVKKLLQLDNNSVWAQLDNGNYIESKYLNL; encoded by the coding sequence ATGGAAAACAATTTGTTGAAAGACAATGTTAAAAAAATTTCACGTGACGATATTGAAATTGAAGTTCACTATATCGATTCAAATGGTAATAAATTGGCTGATTCAACCACGTTGACAGGTCACTACTTAGACAGCCTAAAGATGCCTTGGAAAACCATTCCAGGATACGTTCTATCCTCGATTCAAAATTTCCAACAAACATTCATTCCAAATTCAGATGGAATTTATCTAATTTACTTTACACAAATGGCTGCTCCAGTAATTGTTTATCATCGAAACACTAAAGGTGAATTGATTTCTGATCCTCAATACTTAACTGGTGACTTGAATAAGAGTTATCAAGCTGAGCCACTACCTGAAGCCAGAAATTTCCTAGTAGATTATCCTAATGACGTAACCGGTCGCTTTTCAGATAAAGTTCAAGAATATGAATTCATTTACGATACTATGCAAATGGATGACTTTGAAATTGAAAAAAATCTGTTCATTCAAACTAAAAACAACGTCCCTGTATATGAGCAACCTGCAGGCAAACAGCCATTAAGTCAGCCGCTCCCATACGACACCACTTGGCGTGTCTTCAAAGCGGTAAAGGAAAATTATAATGAAACTGTTTGGTACAACCTAGGTGGCGATATTTGGGTTTCAGCGAATGAAGATATCAAGTCATTTACCATCAAGCAATTTTCTGAAGAAAAGAAGTTACTTGATAATCCACTAGGCGCTGCTGTAACAAATATCAGTTTCACCTACTCTGTTATTAATAGTATGGATATTAATCGTCAGGTTAGAATTTTGTTCTACGATTACCAAGATATTACTACTTGGGAAACTCCTTACGGAACTATTATTAATACTCGTTATCAAGGTGGCAAATCGGTTTATGTTAAAAAGCTTTTGCAGCTTGATAATAATAGTGTTTGGGCACAGTTAGATAATGGAAATTATATAGAGAGTAAGTATTTGAATCTATAG
- a CDS encoding ATP-dependent Clp protease ATP-binding subunit codes for MLCQNCQKNEATIHLYTSVNGQRTEVNLCQDCYQKLRNQASEGMNNMAENPYGFSSFEDLFNAMNGGAQQPNNGFEQQQGPQTQAGAGGGNNRGRRGGNGVLDQYGVDLTAQAKNGQIDPVIGRDKEINRVIEILNRRTKNNPVLIGEAGVGKTAVVEGLAQKIVDGDVPEKLKNKRVVRLDVVSLVQGTGVRGQFEQRMQQLIKELQDSQDIILFIDEIHEIVGAGNAEGGMDAGNVLKPALARGDMQLVGATTLNEYRTIEKDSALERRLQPVQVNEPSVDETIQILKGIQPKYEGYHHVKYSAEAIKGAAELSARYIQDRFLPDKAIDLIDEAGSKKNLQINHIDMSEIDNKISDAEVQKQAALRNEDYEKAAYYRDQVTKYQEMKDNASKEPESNSTVTEKDIEKIVEEKTNIPVGELKSNEQAQLRNLEPDLKSHLIGQDKAVGEVARAIRRNRVGFNKSGRPIGSFLFVGPTGVGKTELAKQLAKELFGTEDSMIRFDMSEYMEKYSVSKLIGSPPGYVGYEEAGQLTEQVRRNPYSLILLDEVEKAHPDVMHMFLQILDDGRLTDSQGRTVSFKDTIIIMTSNAAQGAEAEANVGFGAESAGKTHSIIDQLSDYFKPEFLNRFDGIVEFNALTKENLVKIVDLMLEDTNKMIADQGLSIHVTKDAKEKLVDLGYNPKMGARPLRRVIEEQIEDKVADYYLNNPKDNQLDAKVVKGEIVITKSESAPATTKADTTK; via the coding sequence ATGCTTTGTCAGAATTGTCAAAAAAATGAAGCGACAATCCACTTATATACAAGCGTCAATGGACAGAGGACTGAAGTTAATCTCTGCCAAGACTGCTATCAGAAACTAAGAAATCAAGCTAGTGAGGGTATGAATAATATGGCAGAAAATCCATACGGTTTTTCAAGTTTTGAAGACTTATTCAACGCCATGAACGGCGGTGCTCAACAACCAAATAATGGTTTTGAACAACAACAAGGTCCCCAAACACAAGCCGGAGCTGGCGGTGGCAACAATCGTGGTCGCCGTGGTGGTAACGGAGTGCTTGACCAATACGGAGTAGATTTAACTGCTCAAGCTAAGAACGGTCAAATTGACCCAGTAATTGGTCGTGATAAAGAAATCAACCGTGTTATCGAAATTTTAAATAGAAGAACTAAAAACAATCCAGTATTAATTGGTGAAGCCGGTGTTGGTAAAACAGCTGTAGTTGAAGGCTTAGCACAAAAGATCGTCGATGGAGACGTTCCTGAAAAACTAAAGAATAAACGCGTCGTTCGTTTGGACGTTGTTTCATTAGTTCAAGGTACTGGTGTTAGAGGTCAATTTGAGCAAAGGATGCAACAATTGATCAAAGAATTGCAAGATAGCCAAGACATTATCTTATTCATCGATGAGATTCATGAAATCGTCGGTGCTGGTAATGCTGAAGGTGGAATGGATGCAGGTAATGTTTTGAAGCCTGCCCTAGCCCGTGGTGATATGCAATTAGTTGGTGCTACTACCTTAAATGAATATCGTACAATTGAAAAGGATTCCGCTCTTGAACGTCGTCTACAACCAGTTCAAGTTAACGAGCCTTCAGTTGACGAGACAATCCAAATTCTAAAAGGTATCCAACCTAAATACGAAGGTTACCATCATGTAAAATATTCAGCTGAAGCCATTAAAGGTGCCGCTGAACTATCTGCAAGATACATTCAAGACAGATTTTTACCTGATAAGGCTATTGATTTGATTGATGAAGCTGGTTCAAAGAAGAACCTTCAAATCAACCACATTGATATGTCGGAAATTGACAATAAGATTTCTGATGCTGAAGTTCAAAAACAAGCAGCATTGAGAAATGAAGACTATGAAAAAGCCGCTTATTATCGTGACCAAGTAACTAAGTATCAAGAAATGAAAGACAATGCAAGTAAAGAACCTGAAAGTAATTCAACAGTTACCGAAAAAGATATTGAAAAAATTGTCGAAGAAAAAACTAACATTCCAGTTGGTGAATTGAAGTCTAACGAACAAGCTCAATTGCGTAATCTTGAACCTGATTTGAAGTCACATTTGATTGGTCAAGATAAGGCTGTTGGCGAAGTTGCTAGAGCAATTCGTCGTAACAGAGTTGGTTTCAATAAATCTGGTCGTCCAATTGGTTCCTTCCTATTTGTAGGGCCTACTGGAGTTGGTAAAACTGAATTAGCTAAACAACTAGCTAAAGAGTTGTTTGGTACTGAAGATTCAATGATCAGATTCGATATGTCTGAGTACATGGAGAAATACTCAGTGTCTAAGTTAATCGGTTCACCTCCAGGGTATGTTGGCTACGAAGAAGCTGGTCAGTTAACTGAACAAGTTCGTCGTAACCCATACAGTTTGATCTTGTTGGATGAAGTTGAGAAAGCTCACCCTGATGTAATGCACATGTTCTTACAAATTCTTGATGATGGTCGTTTGACTGATTCTCAAGGTAGAACTGTTAGTTTCAAGGATACAATCATCATCATGACTTCAAACGCTGCCCAAGGTGCAGAAGCTGAAGCAAACGTTGGTTTTGGTGCTGAAAGTGCCGGTAAGACACATTCCATCATTGATCAACTTTCTGATTACTTTAAACCAGAATTCTTGAACAGATTCGATGGCATCGTTGAGTTCAACGCCTTAACTAAGGAAAACCTTGTTAAGATTGTTGACTTGATGCTTGAAGATACTAACAAGATGATTGCTGACCAAGGTCTCTCAATCCACGTTACAAAGGATGCTAAAGAGAAACTCGTTGATTTAGGCTACAATCCTAAGATGGGTGCTCGTCCACTCAGAAGAGTTATTGAAGAGCAAATCGAAGACAAAGTCGCCGATTACTACTTGAATAATCCTAAAGATAATCAATTAGATGCTAAAGTTGTTAAAGGTGAAATCGTGATTACCAAATCCGAATCAGCACCTGCTACAACAAAAGCTGATACAACTAAATAA
- a CDS encoding phosphocarrier protein HPr encodes MENKDFHIIAETGIHARPATMLVQTASKFSSDINIEFNGKSVNLKSIMGVMSLGVGQGSDVKITADGDDAADAISAISDTMTKEGLAE; translated from the coding sequence ATGGAAAACAAAGACTTTCACATTATCGCAGAAACAGGTATCCACGCACGTCCAGCAACAATGTTGGTACAAACTGCAAGTAAATTCAGTTCAGATATCAATATCGAATTCAATGGTAAATCAGTAAATCTTAAGTCAATCATGGGTGTTATGTCACTTGGTGTTGGCCAAGGTTCAGATGTTAAAATCACTGCTGACGGTGACGACGCTGCCGACGCTATCTCAGCTATTTCAGACACAATGACAAAGGAAGGACTTGCTGAATAA